A single Ktedonobacterales bacterium DNA region contains:
- a CDS encoding alpha/beta hydrolase codes for MTPIIGGTSIGSGCPKEVEDRMAFYDCAGPADGFPVVFLHGALGNRKMWIPQMNALAERYRVIALDLPAHGTLAAQSLTLRSATRLLADVLALEHISRAALVGFSLGGYVALRFAAEQPTSVAGLALAGSSHNAHGWLFWLAAKLRAISLTLSGGQRGLQRFERGFRKAYPAALIEPVINAGLSWKGYCQTIWHVPDSHVMLKQVRAYPGPLLILNGEYDTDARAGEMAFVAAARDARLLVLKGAGHNSTTEQPEAFTRAVSDFLQSLA; via the coding sequence GTGACCCCGATCATTGGTGGAACCTCCATTGGTTCAGGTTGTCCAAAAGAAGTGGAGGATCGGATGGCCTTTTATGACTGCGCTGGCCCTGCGGATGGCTTTCCGGTGGTCTTCTTGCATGGCGCGTTAGGGAACCGCAAGATGTGGATTCCGCAGATGAACGCGCTGGCGGAGCGATACCGGGTCATCGCGCTCGATCTACCCGCGCATGGGACGCTCGCTGCCCAATCGCTGACGCTGCGATCAGCAACTCGCCTGCTGGCCGATGTGCTGGCCCTGGAACACATCAGCCGCGCGGCGCTGGTAGGCTTTTCGTTGGGTGGCTATGTCGCTTTGCGCTTTGCCGCTGAGCAACCCACCTCTGTGGCGGGGCTGGCGCTTGCCGGTTCCAGCCATAACGCGCATGGCTGGCTCTTCTGGCTGGCCGCGAAGCTTCGCGCGATCTCCCTGACCCTCTCCGGGGGGCAGCGCGGCCTCCAGCGGTTTGAGCGCGGCTTTCGGAAAGCCTATCCTGCCGCGCTCATCGAGCCGGTGATCAATGCGGGCCTCTCCTGGAAAGGCTACTGCCAGACGATCTGGCATGTGCCGGATAGCCACGTCATGCTCAAACAAGTGCGCGCCTATCCGGGTCCGCTCTTGATCCTGAATGGCGAGTATGATACAGACGCCCGCGCGGGTGAGATGGCATTTGTCGCAGCAGCCAGGGATGCCCGGCTGCTCGTCCTCAAAGGGGCCGGGCATAACAGCACAACGGAGCAGCCAGAAGCATTTACCAGGGCCGTCTCCGATTTTCTGCAATCACTGGCCTGA
- a CDS encoding acyltransferase, translating into MSPKVTLKKILLHLNGDDISRYFWGLMLRRKFTRSGIITAERGWPKPRVTNRGGEIYAERCAFFPGVRLEVLKGGRIFIGKGTYLNRNTEVIAQQEVRIGRNCMISWDVVIMDTDQHSMDGSRPAAKPVTIGDDVWIGCRALILKGVHIGDHAIIGAGAIVTHDVPPGGIITGPAATLRGVRFTQQPEAERSLQFLP; encoded by the coding sequence ATGAGTCCAAAGGTGACGCTGAAAAAAATACTCCTCCATCTCAATGGGGACGACATCTCCCGCTATTTTTGGGGCTTGATGCTCCGTCGGAAGTTCACACGCAGCGGCATTATTACCGCCGAGCGCGGCTGGCCCAAGCCGCGCGTGACCAACCGGGGCGGTGAGATTTATGCAGAGCGGTGCGCCTTTTTCCCTGGAGTGCGGCTGGAAGTCTTGAAGGGCGGGCGTATCTTTATCGGCAAAGGCACCTATCTTAACCGCAACACCGAGGTTATCGCCCAGCAAGAGGTGCGTATTGGGCGCAACTGCATGATTTCCTGGGATGTGGTGATTATGGATACCGACCAGCACAGCATGGACGGCAGCCGTCCGGCAGCGAAGCCGGTCACGATTGGAGATGATGTCTGGATCGGTTGTCGCGCCCTCATTCTCAAAGGTGTGCATATCGGCGATCACGCCATTATTGGCGCCGGAGCTATCGTCACCCATGATGTTCCGCCCGGCGGCATCATCACCGGACCTGCGGCCACGCTGCGCGGCGTTCGTTTTACTCAGCAGCCCGAAGCAGAGAGAAGCCTTCAATTTTTGCCCTGA
- a CDS encoding WecB/TagA/CpsF family glycosyltransferase produces the protein MPTFYASSPHASSSALPSVLPEHLIVLGVRADRIDMVGALARIEALIEEHRQRGGPTNQIITLNTEFVWTARKQEAFRDTINQAALVVADGMGIVWASRILNLPFPERVAGSDLLPLLAGRCAARGFRLFLLGAAPGVAEQAGHALQQRFPGLQIAGVYAGSPSPAEAEHILGLIRAARPDVLAVAYGAPRQDLWIRQHAQALGAAGVGVALGVGGTLDFIAGRVRRAPRWVQRAGLEWAFRVLCQPRRAWRVRVLFPMGALVWAQRFQGKN, from the coding sequence ATGCCAACCTTTTATGCTTCTTCACCTCATGCTTCTTCCTCCGCCCTGCCTTCGGTCCTCCCGGAGCATCTGATCGTTCTAGGTGTGCGCGCGGATCGCATTGATATGGTCGGGGCGCTGGCGCGTATCGAGGCACTGATTGAGGAGCATCGGCAGCGCGGCGGCCCCACCAACCAGATTATTACGCTCAATACCGAGTTTGTCTGGACGGCGCGCAAACAGGAGGCTTTTCGGGACACTATCAACCAGGCTGCGCTTGTGGTGGCTGACGGGATGGGTATTGTCTGGGCATCGCGTATTCTGAATCTGCCCTTTCCAGAGCGCGTGGCTGGCTCTGATCTGCTCCCTCTGCTGGCCGGGCGCTGCGCCGCGCGCGGCTTTCGTCTCTTTCTGCTGGGCGCAGCGCCCGGCGTGGCCGAACAGGCCGGGCATGCCCTCCAGCAGCGTTTTCCTGGCCTTCAGATTGCGGGCGTCTATGCCGGGTCGCCTTCCCCAGCCGAGGCCGAACACATCCTGGGGCTGATTCGCGCGGCCCGGCCCGATGTGCTGGCCGTCGCTTATGGCGCGCCTCGACAAGACCTCTGGATTCGTCAGCATGCTCAGGCGTTGGGCGCGGCGGGGGTGGGGGTGGCGCTGGGGGTTGGAGGGACGCTGGACTTCATTGCTGGCCGCGTGCGGCGCGCCCCCCGTTGGGTACAGCGCGCCGGGCTGGAGTGGGCTTTTCGGGTACTCTGCCAACCGCGCCGCGCCTGGCGCGTGCGGGTTCTCTTCCCAATGGGCGCGCTCGTCTGGGCGCAGCGGTTTCAGGGCAAAAATTGA
- a CDS encoding glycosyltransferase family 2 protein, protein MSIELFLRIGLLSVEIALAVPMLYLLALSVAALSHQPHKPASASKLSTRFALLVPAHNEEAVLETLFASLHALDYPPALMDIHVVADNCTDATATLARESNASVYERQDAREQGKGYALRWLLSQLEAAGREYDAYVVIDADSQVSSNFLQVMNAQLQAGRSIIQSQYRVQNSEEAWTAGLRAVAFALFNHLRPLGRSALGWSCGLKGTGMCFSRAVVKQFSWTSFSLTEDIEHHVALLQAGLRIAYAPAAIVWSAMPTSLKQAQSQQMRWERGRLALVRRHVPHLMWQALTARNAAFFDAAMEILVPPLSVLAGLIIGCCIAAVLGGAPLEMGLGLGLLIGLSAYVLIGLRLARLSRAAYYSLLFAPAYIVWKLWIYFVALVSAGDRRWVRTSR, encoded by the coding sequence GTGAGCATCGAGCTGTTCCTGCGTATAGGGTTACTGAGCGTCGAGATCGCGCTGGCTGTCCCGATGCTGTATCTGCTGGCGCTGAGTGTGGCTGCCCTCTCGCATCAGCCGCACAAGCCTGCTTCGGCCAGCAAGCTCTCTACGCGCTTTGCTCTGCTCGTTCCGGCGCATAACGAAGAGGCAGTTCTGGAAACGCTGTTCGCCAGCTTGCACGCGCTCGACTACCCACCGGCATTGATGGACATCCACGTAGTCGCCGATAACTGCACCGACGCCACCGCCACGCTGGCGCGTGAATCAAACGCCTCTGTCTATGAGCGCCAGGATGCCCGCGAACAAGGCAAAGGCTATGCCCTGCGCTGGCTGCTGAGCCAGCTTGAAGCCGCTGGCCGCGAGTACGATGCCTACGTGGTGATTGATGCCGATTCACAGGTTTCAAGCAATTTCTTGCAGGTCATGAATGCCCAGCTTCAGGCCGGGCGATCCATCATCCAAAGTCAATATCGTGTTCAGAACAGCGAAGAAGCCTGGACCGCCGGGCTGCGCGCCGTGGCCTTCGCCCTCTTCAACCATTTACGCCCACTTGGCCGCAGCGCGCTGGGCTGGTCCTGTGGCCTGAAGGGGACGGGGATGTGCTTCAGCCGCGCCGTAGTCAAGCAGTTTAGCTGGACATCCTTCTCGCTCACCGAAGACATCGAGCATCATGTCGCGCTGCTGCAAGCCGGGCTGCGCATCGCCTACGCGCCAGCGGCCATTGTGTGGAGCGCCATGCCTACCTCGCTGAAACAGGCGCAATCACAGCAGATGCGCTGGGAGCGCGGCAGACTGGCGTTGGTGCGCAGGCATGTCCCCCACCTGATGTGGCAGGCCCTCACCGCCAGGAATGCCGCCTTCTTTGACGCCGCGATGGAGATTCTGGTCCCGCCGCTCTCAGTGCTGGCTGGCCTGATTATCGGCTGCTGCATAGCCGCTGTGCTGGGGGGCGCGCCTCTGGAGATGGGGCTGGGGCTGGGGTTGCTCATCGGGCTAAGCGCGTATGTGCTGATCGGCCTGCGCCTGGCCCGTCTCTCACGCGCTGCCTATTACTCGCTGCTGTTCGCACCCGCTTACATCGTCTGGAAGCTGTGGATCTATTTTGTGGCGCTCGTTTCTGCGGGAGATCGGCGGTGGGTTCGCACCTCGCGCTAG
- a CDS encoding helix-turn-helix domain-containing protein has product MLEHITQEETLLTFKEAMSFLRVSRSTLYRLMWSGQLCGHKVGSTWRFYKQDLRSVVTSAPVAVGSGSHLYKQDLRSVVASAPVAVGSGSHLLSERFATARGAQNMPREEHQ; this is encoded by the coding sequence ATGTTAGAACACATTACCCAGGAAGAAACCCTGCTGACCTTCAAGGAAGCCATGAGCTTCCTGCGTGTCAGCCGCTCGACGTTGTATCGTTTGATGTGGTCGGGCCAGTTGTGCGGGCATAAGGTGGGCAGCACCTGGCGTTTTTATAAGCAAGACTTGCGCAGCGTTGTCACCAGTGCGCCTGTCGCGGTCGGTTCTGGTTCGCATCTTTATAAGCAAGACTTGCGCAGCGTTGTCGCCAGTGCGCCTGTCGCGGTCGGTTCTGGTTCGCATCTCCTTTCGGAACGCTTTGCAACCGCGCGCGGCGCGCAGAATATGCCCAGGGAGGAGCATCAATGA